The Desulfobacterales bacterium genome contains the following window.
GTCTGGCTGCCGACCTGGAGCTCAAGCTATAAACTGGGAAAAGGCGGTTTTGCCACGATGATGAAAACCTGGTTCCCGTCGCTTCAATTTGAACCCGGATTGACCTGCGTCAACGCTTCCGGAAAAGTGACACCGGACGTGCAAAGTATCGTCCGGCTGGCAAAAGAGATGGACCTGGTCCTGTGCACCGGTCATATTTCTCCGGAGGAAAGCCTGGCCGTCGCCAAAGAAGCCGAACGCATCGATTTTTTAAACCTGATTTTTACGCACCCCCTCTCCAGCGGCGTGAGCGCCACCCTAGAGCAGGCAAAAGAAATGACCAAGCGGGGGGCCTTTGTCGAACTGGTCGCCATCAATATTTTCTATGGCAGTGTTCTGGACAAGATGCTGGACTTCATTTCCGAACTGGGTCCGGAGCATTGCATCCTCAGTACCGACACCTTTATGGAATGGCCGCCCCCGGGTCCTGAGTTTCTGCGCATGTTTGTCGGCCGCTTGCTGGTTTCCGGTGTTGACGAGAGCAGCTTAAAAATCATGGTCCGGGACAACCCGGCCAAACTGCTGGGTCTGCCGGCTAAATTTGAACAGCATTGGGACCATGATTGATGACGCTTTTATCAAAAAACGGGGCCATGAATCGACTGGATGAATATGCCGCGATCTTTATTTAGAAATAAAGACCTGTCATTGATTGTGGCCACCCGTCCGGTCGGCAATTACGACATCTACGGGCGGCTGATCGCTGCCACCCTCGAAAAATTTCTTCAGGCAAATAAAATCAGTATCAGAAACATCCCGGGCAATGGAATGATCGACGGCGCCAATGCCATCTATCGGTCGCAGCCTGACGGCCTGACGTTCGGCACTTTCAATTCCGGTCTTTTGACGGCCCAGCTTGCCGGTACAAAAGGAATTCAATTTGTTCTGGAAAAATTTACCTGGCTGGCCAACGCCACTGTTACCCCACGACTGCTGGCAGTGCGGGCAGACCTTCCCCAACAAACCATTGAAGATCTCCAAAAGTCCGGAAAACCGCTGATGATCCCCAGTTCCGGAATCGGGGGTTCCGCCTATAACGACGGCATGCTGTTACGAAATATTTTAAACTTGAATCTTGAAATTATTCCCTACTACGGCGGCGCTCAAACAACCGAAGCCCTGCAAAAGGGTACGGTAAACGGACGAATCGGCTCCTATGCCGCCGTTATGAAAGACATAAAAAAGGGCCTGCTGCAACCGGTGCTGCAATGGGGAGCAAAAGCCCCAGATCTATCAACAGTTCCATTTTTGACAGATCTGGCATCGCCGCCGATGAAAAGCCTGGTGGCACTCATGGATGCGATGGCTGCCATCGGAAGACCGTTTGCCGCCCCTCCCGGTGTACCGGAAGAGCAAAAACAGTTTTTGCGAAAAGCCTTTCAAGAGACCCTCCAGGATAAAGGCTTCCTGGAATCCGCAAAAAAGGCCAAACTTCTGATCCATTTTCAGTCCGGGGCTGAACTGGAAGCAATGATAATCGCTGCCCTAACTCAGGACAACGAAACGGTCAGTACCTTGAAAAAATTTTTACGACCATAGTGAAGCTCCCCGCGTTAAAACGCGGGGCATCTTAAAGGGCTTGGAGGGGGATTACATCCCCCTTACCCCCGCATCGCATTCATCCCCGCCATGAATGGCGGGGTATTCTGCGAATGTTTCATAAAAATAAGGGAGCCTGTCTTCATGCCGGAGGAAACTTCCTGTTTCAACGCGTGAAAACACCTAAGCCGACCCCAACGCAATCTGTCCTCTCAACACTCCAGCCTAATTCTGAACGCCGTATGATTCTTTCAAAAGCTTGACAATTTCAGGCGGCTGATTCAGGGCATTTTTAACGAGTTTTTCGCCCTCTTCCGCGCCGATGAAAAGAATCGGCACGTCGATTTTTTTGGCCTGTTCGAGCAGTTCCGGGTCCTGGCATGCCTGTTTAAAGGCGTCCTGGAGTATCTTCAACCGGTCAGCCGGAATTCCGGGAGGACCGGCAACGGGACGGTTGAAACGGACCATGAACAGCATCAGGTCCACCAGACCGGCATACTCCTTGGGAGCAATATTCGGTAAAATCGGAATTTGCTCATAGCCTTCGACCGGTTGGTCATTGTTAAACATTAACGCCCGGGCTTCTTCCAAAAACTTCTTTCCCGAAGACCCCCAGGTCATAAAGGCGGCATCCAGTTCGCCCC
Protein-coding sequences here:
- a CDS encoding DUF6282 family protein, with product MSKSMNRENIAKVTETKRVSPLLQGAIDMHYHGYPEITLGVKARLEDVEMLKMARSMGMRGIVIKSQMWPSTGRVYHLRRLVPGIECFSSIVLNSVVGGLSPWVVEAAARQGAKVVWLPTWSSSYKLGKGGFATMMKTWFPSLQFEPGLTCVNASGKVTPDVQSIVRLAKEMDLVLCTGHISPEESLAVAKEAERIDFLNLIFTHPLSSGVSATLEQAKEMTKRGAFVELVAINIFYGSVLDKMLDFISELGPEHCILSTDTFMEWPPPGPEFLRMFVGRLLVSGVDESSLKIMVRDNPAKLLGLPAKFEQHWDHD
- a CDS encoding tripartite tricarboxylate transporter substrate-binding protein, with the translated sequence MPRSLFRNKDLSLIVATRPVGNYDIYGRLIAATLEKFLQANKISIRNIPGNGMIDGANAIYRSQPDGLTFGTFNSGLLTAQLAGTKGIQFVLEKFTWLANATVTPRLLAVRADLPQQTIEDLQKSGKPLMIPSSGIGGSAYNDGMLLRNILNLNLEIIPYYGGAQTTEALQKGTVNGRIGSYAAVMKDIKKGLLQPVLQWGAKAPDLSTVPFLTDLASPPMKSLVALMDAMAAIGRPFAAPPGVPEEQKQFLRKAFQETLQDKGFLESAKKAKLLIHFQSGAELEAMIIAALTQDNETVSTLKKFLRP